Proteins from one Bradyrhizobium amphicarpaeae genomic window:
- a CDS encoding ABC transporter substrate-binding protein, which translates to MKRFGLAAMAALALAALTPASAQQVLKVGSTPTGIPFTFLDTKTNTIQGIMVDLVTEVGKDAGFNVQIEPMQFSALIPSLTSSKIDIIAAAMFITAPRKEVVDFSDPIYTYGEGLVVPKGDTKAYATQEDLKGETVGAQVGTAFVDALKKSGLFADVKAYDTIPDILRDVNTGRLKAGYADYPILAYNLKQGGFPEVRLVDGYKPVTVGSVGIGVRKGEAALLGKINASLAKLKANGTIAKILDKWGLKAQG; encoded by the coding sequence ATGAAGCGTTTTGGTCTGGCCGCGATGGCGGCACTCGCGCTGGCGGCACTGACGCCGGCCTCGGCGCAACAGGTGCTGAAGGTCGGCTCGACGCCGACGGGCATTCCCTTCACCTTCCTCGACACCAAGACCAACACCATCCAGGGCATCATGGTCGATCTCGTCACGGAAGTGGGCAAGGATGCCGGCTTCAACGTGCAGATCGAGCCGATGCAGTTCTCGGCGCTGATCCCGTCGCTGACGTCCAGCAAGATCGACATCATCGCCGCCGCGATGTTCATCACCGCGCCCCGGAAAGAGGTCGTCGACTTCTCCGATCCGATCTACACCTACGGCGAAGGCCTGGTGGTGCCGAAAGGCGATACCAAAGCCTATGCCACGCAGGAGGACCTGAAGGGCGAGACGGTCGGCGCCCAGGTCGGCACCGCCTTCGTCGACGCGCTGAAGAAGTCCGGCCTGTTCGCCGACGTGAAGGCCTACGACACCATCCCCGACATCCTGCGCGACGTGAACACCGGCCGCCTCAAGGCCGGCTATGCCGACTATCCGATCCTCGCCTACAATCTGAAGCAGGGCGGCTTCCCCGAGGTGCGTCTCGTCGATGGCTACAAGCCCGTCACCGTCGGCTCGGTCGGCATCGGCGTGCGCAAGGGCGAGGCCGCGCTGCTCGGCAAGATCAACGCGTCGCTGGCGAAGCTGAAGGCCAACGGCACCATCGCCAAGATCCTCGACAAATGGGGCCTGAAGGCTCAGGGCTGA
- a CDS encoding amino acid ABC transporter permease, producing the protein MKGFWHDAVEFFPILMSGVVLTIVVTIGSLLLSTVLGLIWAMMRVSGIKALSLLSASLINVIRGIPIIVLLFYLYFVMPDLGVTLSALQAAILGLGIAYSAYQAENFRAGIEAIDKGQIEAAQSIGMGWWLTMRRVVLPQAVRIVLPPYGNVMIMMLKDSSQASTITVAELALQGKLIASSTFKNTNVFTMVALMYLTMSIPLILLVRHFEKRAGKK; encoded by the coding sequence ATGAAAGGCTTCTGGCACGACGCCGTCGAGTTCTTTCCGATCCTGATGAGCGGCGTCGTGCTGACGATCGTCGTCACCATCGGCTCGCTGCTGCTCTCGACGGTGCTCGGCCTGATCTGGGCGATGATGCGGGTCTCCGGGATCAAGGCACTGTCGTTGCTCAGCGCCAGCCTGATCAACGTGATCCGCGGCATCCCGATCATCGTGCTGCTGTTCTATCTGTATTTCGTGATGCCCGATCTCGGCGTCACGCTGTCGGCGCTGCAGGCCGCGATCCTCGGGCTCGGCATCGCCTATTCGGCCTACCAGGCCGAGAATTTCCGCGCCGGCATCGAGGCGATCGACAAGGGCCAGATCGAGGCGGCGCAGTCGATCGGCATGGGCTGGTGGCTGACGATGCGCCGCGTGGTGCTGCCGCAGGCGGTGCGCATCGTGCTGCCGCCCTACGGCAACGTCATGATCATGATGCTGAAGGATTCCTCGCAAGCCTCGACCATCACGGTCGCCGAGCTGGCCCTCCAGGGCAAGCTGATCGCGTCCTCGACCTTCAAGAACACCAACGTGTTCACGATGGTGGCGCTGATGTATCTCACCATGAGCATTCCGCTGATCCTGCTGGTCCGTCATTTCGAGAAGCGGGCGGGCAAGAAATGA
- a CDS encoding amino acid ABC transporter ATP-binding protein: protein MIELNDVHKSFGQNEVLKGITASVQKGEVVCVIGPSGSGKSTILRCINGLESYDRGEISIEGLKVDRDAPSIVKVRTQVSMVFQRFNLFPHRTALENVIEGPLYVKKEARTQALERGRALLAQVGLAEKADAHPPQLSGGQQQRVAIARALAMQPKAILFDEPTSALDPELVGDVLGVMRKLADDGMTMVVVTHEMGFARDVADRVLFIDGGIIVEQGPAKALLNQPQHPRTQDFLRRVLHPL, encoded by the coding sequence ATGATCGAGCTCAACGACGTCCACAAGAGCTTTGGCCAGAACGAGGTGCTCAAGGGCATCACGGCCTCGGTCCAGAAGGGCGAGGTGGTCTGTGTCATCGGCCCGTCCGGCTCGGGCAAGTCGACCATCCTGCGCTGCATCAACGGGCTCGAAAGCTACGACCGCGGCGAGATCAGCATCGAAGGTCTGAAGGTCGATCGCGACGCGCCGTCGATCGTGAAGGTTCGGACCCAGGTCTCGATGGTGTTCCAGCGCTTCAACCTGTTTCCGCACCGCACGGCGCTGGAAAACGTCATCGAGGGGCCGCTCTACGTCAAGAAGGAAGCCCGCACGCAGGCGCTCGAGCGCGGCCGCGCGCTGCTTGCGCAAGTGGGGCTCGCCGAAAAGGCCGACGCCCATCCGCCGCAACTTTCCGGCGGCCAGCAGCAGCGCGTCGCGATCGCGCGGGCGCTCGCGATGCAGCCCAAGGCGATCCTGTTCGACGAGCCGACCTCGGCGCTTGATCCCGAACTGGTCGGCGATGTGCTCGGTGTGATGCGCAAACTCGCCGATGACGGTATGACCATGGTCGTCGTCACCCATGAGATGGGCTTTGCCCGCGACGTTGCCGACCGCGTGCTGTTCATCGACGGCGGAATCATCGTCGAGCAGGGGCCGGCCAAGGCGCTGCTCAACCAACCCCAGCATCCGCGCACGCAGGATTTTCTGCGGCGCGTGCTGCATCCGCTCTGA
- a CDS encoding NAD(P)/FAD-dependent oxidoreductase: MTRLPLPPSLYADTAVAPVATPPLDVDKNVSVAIVGGGYTGLSTALHLAEQGVEALVLEAQEPGWGASGNNGGHTNPGLKHDPDRIEADFGAELGRRMIAFSYGTTNFTHELIRRFQIPCEARQNGTLRAAYHEASAAAIETTAQQCIRRGMPVTYLNREQLREMTGTGRYIGAMLDARGGDLHPLSYARGLVRAAISAGAKVHGETPALSLRREGARWRIETPKAVVHADKVLLATNGFTDDLWPALRRTIVPVFSSIAATAPLSDAVARAIMPTRPVLYESGHITVYYRIDQHNRLLMGGRGPMRWIKSPHDVAYLMRYAERLWPQLKGVSWTHGWNSRLAITGDHYPHVHEPAENILISLGCNGRGVALATAMGAQLARRLIGGAKAEIDMPISGIKPIPMHAFWPVGVTTAVIAGRVRDRLGI; this comes from the coding sequence ATGACGCGCCTGCCTCTGCCGCCCTCGCTCTATGCCGACACCGCCGTTGCGCCGGTTGCCACGCCGCCGCTCGATGTCGACAAGAATGTCTCCGTCGCGATTGTCGGCGGCGGCTACACCGGTCTCTCCACCGCGTTGCATCTGGCGGAGCAGGGCGTCGAGGCGTTGGTGCTGGAGGCGCAGGAGCCGGGTTGGGGCGCATCCGGCAACAATGGCGGCCACACCAATCCCGGACTGAAGCACGACCCAGATCGGATCGAGGCCGATTTCGGCGCAGAGCTCGGCCGCCGCATGATCGCTTTCTCCTACGGCACCACGAATTTCACCCACGAACTGATCCGCCGCTTTCAGATCCCTTGCGAGGCGCGGCAGAACGGCACGCTGCGTGCGGCCTATCACGAGGCCAGCGCCGCCGCGATCGAAACGACCGCGCAGCAATGCATCCGGCGCGGCATGCCGGTGACCTATCTGAACCGCGAGCAGCTCCGCGAGATGACCGGCACCGGCCGCTACATCGGCGCGATGCTGGACGCACGCGGCGGCGATCTGCATCCGCTCAGCTACGCCCGAGGTCTCGTGCGTGCGGCGATCTCGGCCGGCGCGAAGGTGCATGGCGAGACGCCAGCTCTGTCGCTGCGCCGTGAGGGCGCGCGCTGGCGCATCGAGACGCCGAAGGCGGTCGTGCATGCGGACAAGGTCCTGCTCGCCACCAACGGTTTTACCGACGATCTCTGGCCGGCGCTCCGCCGCACCATCGTGCCGGTGTTTTCCTCGATCGCCGCCACGGCGCCGCTCTCCGACGCGGTGGCCCGCGCGATCATGCCGACGCGTCCCGTGCTGTACGAGAGCGGTCACATCACGGTCTATTACCGCATCGACCAGCACAACCGTCTGTTGATGGGCGGCCGCGGCCCGATGCGCTGGATCAAGTCGCCGCACGACGTTGCCTATCTCATGCGGTATGCCGAGCGGCTATGGCCGCAACTGAAAGGCGTTTCCTGGACTCACGGCTGGAATAGCCGCCTCGCCATCACCGGCGATCACTATCCCCATGTCCATGAGCCGGCCGAAAACATCCTGATCTCGCTCGGCTGCAACGGCCGCGGCGTCGCGCTCGCGACCGCGATGGGCGCGCAGCTGGCGCGACGGCTGATCGGTGGCGCCAAGGCCGAGATCGACATGCCCATATCAGGAATCAAGCCGATCCCGATGCATGCGTTCTGGCCGGTGGGTGTGACGACCGCCGTGATCGCGGGGCGCGTGCGGGACAGGTTGGGGATTTAG
- a CDS encoding gamma-glutamyltransferase family protein yields the protein MPHQFSLNQTVRKPAVRSKGGIVASQSRRAAEVGAQVLAAGGDCVDAVVATTMALNVLEPWNSGIGGGGAMVLYRTKEHSYQVIDYGMSAPQSLRTADYPLSGAGAASDLFPWPRVKDDRNIHGPGSIAVPGVVAGMEEAHRRYAKMPWKDLVAPAARLAGEGLLVDWWTTVTISGSAADLRRYPASAAAFLKDGLPPTAPWGIKAETRLPQDTLKATLSYLAEAGPRDFYQGDLARSIASDIKADGGSLSVEDLAAFRAHLREPLAIPYRDGKVYATPELTAGPTMAHALRLLQQSLKPASAPDAAAYVEYALALQAAFRERLKDMGDADGKRSLGAEYLAPACTTHFSVVDRHGNIAAVTQTLLSSFGSRYVTPHTGIAMNNGIMWFDPTPGTTNSLAPGKRCLCNYTPVIAETKDGKRLAIGASGGRRILPSVLQLASFAMDFGMDLDAAIHQPRIDASEGAVVIGDARLPEDVRKALAARFDYEETRVQALPQKFACPSVVMREGDVNSGAIEIFQPWADAIAES from the coding sequence ATGCCTCACCAGTTCAGCCTCAACCAAACCGTCCGCAAACCCGCCGTCAGATCCAAGGGCGGCATCGTCGCCTCGCAATCGCGGCGGGCGGCCGAAGTGGGGGCGCAGGTGCTGGCGGCGGGCGGCGACTGCGTGGACGCCGTCGTGGCGACCACCATGGCGCTGAACGTTCTGGAGCCCTGGAACAGTGGCATCGGCGGCGGCGGTGCGATGGTGCTCTACCGCACCAAGGAACATAGCTACCAGGTGATCGACTACGGCATGTCCGCGCCGCAGAGCCTGCGCACCGCCGATTATCCGCTCAGCGGCGCAGGCGCGGCCTCCGATCTGTTCCCCTGGCCGCGGGTGAAGGACGATCGCAACATCCACGGCCCAGGTTCGATCGCGGTGCCCGGCGTCGTCGCCGGGATGGAAGAGGCGCATCGCCGCTACGCCAAGATGCCGTGGAAGGATCTGGTCGCGCCGGCAGCCAGGCTCGCCGGCGAAGGCCTGCTGGTCGATTGGTGGACCACGGTGACGATCTCCGGTTCGGCAGCCGATCTCAGGCGCTATCCCGCCAGCGCGGCAGCGTTCCTGAAGGACGGCCTGCCGCCGACCGCGCCATGGGGCATCAAGGCCGAGACGCGACTGCCGCAGGACACGCTGAAAGCGACGCTGTCGTATCTCGCCGAGGCCGGACCGCGTGATTTCTACCAGGGCGATCTCGCCAGGAGCATCGCCTCCGACATCAAGGCCGATGGCGGTTCGCTGTCGGTCGAGGACCTCGCCGCCTTCCGCGCGCATTTGCGCGAGCCGCTGGCGATCCCGTATCGCGACGGCAAGGTCTATGCGACGCCTGAGCTCACGGCCGGCCCTACCATGGCGCACGCGCTGCGCCTGCTGCAGCAGAGCCTGAAGCCGGCAAGCGCGCCGGACGCGGCCGCCTATGTCGAATACGCCCTCGCTTTGCAGGCGGCCTTCCGCGAGCGGCTCAAGGACATGGGCGATGCCGACGGCAAGCGCTCGCTCGGCGCCGAATATCTGGCGCCCGCCTGCACCACGCATTTTTCCGTGGTCGACCGCCACGGCAACATCGCCGCGGTGACGCAGACGCTGCTGTCGTCGTTCGGCTCGAGATATGTGACGCCGCACACCGGCATCGCCATGAACAACGGCATCATGTGGTTCGATCCGACGCCGGGCACCACCAATTCGCTTGCGCCCGGCAAGCGCTGCCTCTGCAACTACACGCCCGTCATCGCCGAGACCAAAGACGGCAAACGTCTTGCAATCGGCGCTTCCGGCGGGCGCCGCATCCTGCCCTCGGTATTGCAGCTCGCGTCCTTTGCGATGGATTTCGGCATGGATCTCGATGCCGCCATCCACCAGCCGCGCATCGACGCCAGCGAAGGCGCGGTGGTGATCGGCGACGCCCGCCTGCCGGAGGATGTGCGCAAAGCCCTTGCCGCGCGCTTCGACTACGAGGAGACTCGCGTGCAGGCCTTGCCGCAGAAATTCGCCTGCCCGAGCGTGGTGATGCGCGAGGGCGATGTCAATTCCGGCGCGATCGAGATCTTTCAGCCTTGGGCGGATGCGATCGCGGAAAGCTGA
- a CDS encoding enoyl-CoA hydratase-related protein — protein sequence MAGVKQARDGTVGILTLDEPASLNAMTPDLLGALAAAVGEMSQDEGIRALILTGAGRGFCSGQNLKASEALGEDIAAGVMRFYWPAFEALRECRVPVVVAVNGVAAGGGFSLAMAGDMIVAARSASFIQVFSRIALVPDLGSTWLLPRLIGRQRALELMLLNEPLTAERAHEIGLVRHVVDDAKLMEEALKLARRLAEGPTRALVATRLLVDESEHATYEAQFRREIELQAVVRKSADAIEGRNAFVEKRTAKFTGK from the coding sequence ATGGCTGGTGTGAAACAGGCGCGGGATGGCACGGTCGGAATCCTGACGCTGGACGAGCCGGCGAGCCTGAATGCGATGACGCCGGACCTGCTCGGTGCGCTCGCCGCCGCCGTCGGCGAGATGTCGCAGGACGAGGGTATTCGAGCCCTGATCCTCACCGGCGCGGGGCGCGGTTTTTGCTCAGGACAGAATTTGAAGGCGTCGGAAGCGCTGGGTGAGGATATTGCGGCCGGCGTCATGCGGTTCTACTGGCCGGCCTTCGAGGCGTTGCGCGAATGCCGCGTGCCCGTCGTCGTCGCCGTCAACGGCGTCGCGGCCGGCGGCGGCTTCAGCCTGGCGATGGCCGGCGACATGATCGTGGCGGCGCGGTCGGCGAGCTTCATCCAGGTGTTCAGCCGCATCGCGCTGGTGCCGGATCTCGGCTCGACCTGGCTGCTGCCGCGGTTGATCGGCCGCCAGCGCGCGCTCGAGCTGATGTTGTTGAACGAACCTCTGACGGCCGAACGCGCCCATGAGATCGGCCTGGTGCGGCACGTCGTCGACGATGCGAAGCTGATGGAGGAAGCGCTGAAATTGGCGCGGCGTCTGGCCGAGGGCCCGACGCGCGCCTTGGTGGCAACGCGCCTGCTCGTCGATGAGAGCGAGCATGCGACCTACGAGGCGCAGTTCCGCAGGGAAATCGAGCTTCAGGCGGTGGTCCGCAAGAGCGCCGACGCGATCGAGGGGCGCAACGCTTTTGTCGAGAAACGCACGGCGAAGTTTACGGGGAAGTGA
- a CDS encoding DUF6894 family protein, giving the protein MVQVYFHCSNTEGTLIDRYGTAVSNLTEARDRASQIMRSMILTPSNEDWRDWVIHVSDDDGEEIFDLPFTAMLGKPH; this is encoded by the coding sequence ATGGTCCAGGTCTATTTTCACTGCTCCAATACCGAGGGCACGCTGATCGACCGCTACGGCACCGCCGTCTCCAATCTCACGGAGGCGCGCGACCGTGCCTCCCAAATCATGCGGTCGATGATCCTGACGCCCAGCAACGAAGACTGGCGCGACTGGGTGATCCATGTCAGCGACGACGACGGCGAAGAGATTTTCGATCTCCCCTTCACTGCCATGCTCGGCAAGCCGCATTGA
- a CDS encoding PQQ-dependent sugar dehydrogenase, producing MSYFTSRRERQSLRACAGFLAALLGLTSAAASEPLRRSFYAIGAETCGDGDLAFPRIQIGMKAGFCAGLVASEEDRLKFPRAIVQVPGRELFVVADMGGWGHSDGRLLLLDPRAAPGQRFKELLTGVEYPFGLAIGPDRKLYASTAETIFRFDPLADNPRGTVETIIRHMPGRRITLPDGTKVEESAHPLKQFVFDKNGRLFVNVGSHSDDCITPAPITKPCAAAEGASAMAAIWLFTPPAGGVFPVLKPGDADPPHIVYARGLRNSMALALHPNFPDAGYAFLQGENSRDLPDIFKPNEEINAIEPGRHYGWPYCYDLSTPSPEFRNVLQGGVYKSLCTANALYKPPLSLMPPHGAPLAMLYYHGRKFPELEGKLLVGLHGYRPTGSRVLVYDVDDHGFPKLSPAPVRYRVSCAADPARSFQTDAGEVAAAPFDELIAGWHRVNGIRPQGAPVGMTVAEDGAIWLVEDKNQTVIRIDRAAGDPPPPLPCDMRSQAMIDQLAAFVAGDARNSARLTTLRKGLVEKHCLGCHSDFGLKGGQSEAEKDAAVLRFMLSQDGWIYPGDPGAGRLRTRLRGLGAEKLMPPGGEGLPKTEPGYARLLDTMDVLVATMVPGTRMRIKPGPPQRKFFGKANKECGEIPTGKVVVVTQRNAVDKPGFSRFFRPADPFLNGECSDGDGYYIRQEFLVPVQ from the coding sequence GTGAGCTACTTCACATCCAGGCGTGAACGCCAAAGCCTGCGCGCATGTGCGGGGTTCCTGGCGGCGCTGCTTGGGCTCACCTCGGCGGCGGCGTCGGAGCCGCTCCGCCGCAGCTTCTATGCGATCGGCGCGGAAACCTGCGGTGACGGCGATCTCGCTTTTCCCAGGATCCAGATCGGCATGAAGGCCGGATTTTGCGCAGGCCTCGTCGCCAGCGAAGAGGATCGCCTTAAATTTCCGCGCGCGATCGTCCAGGTGCCGGGCCGCGAGCTGTTCGTGGTGGCCGACATGGGCGGCTGGGGGCACAGTGATGGACGGTTGCTGCTGCTCGATCCGCGTGCGGCCCCGGGGCAGCGGTTCAAGGAATTGCTGACCGGCGTCGAATATCCGTTCGGCCTCGCGATCGGCCCGGACAGGAAGCTCTACGCCTCGACCGCCGAGACCATCTTCCGGTTCGATCCCCTCGCCGACAATCCGCGCGGCACGGTCGAGACCATCATCCGTCACATGCCGGGCCGGCGGATCACGCTGCCCGACGGCACAAAGGTCGAGGAGAGTGCGCATCCGCTCAAGCAGTTCGTCTTCGACAAAAACGGGCGGCTCTTCGTCAATGTCGGCTCCCACAGCGACGATTGCATCACGCCGGCGCCGATCACAAAGCCTTGCGCGGCGGCCGAAGGCGCGTCAGCGATGGCAGCGATCTGGCTGTTCACGCCGCCTGCGGGTGGCGTCTTCCCGGTGCTGAAGCCCGGGGATGCCGATCCGCCGCACATTGTCTATGCGCGGGGCTTGCGCAATTCGATGGCGCTGGCGCTGCATCCGAATTTTCCCGATGCCGGCTACGCCTTCCTGCAGGGCGAGAACAGCCGCGACTTGCCGGATATCTTCAAGCCGAACGAGGAGATCAACGCGATCGAACCGGGCAGGCATTATGGCTGGCCCTATTGCTACGATCTATCGACGCCGAGCCCTGAATTCAGAAACGTGCTGCAGGGCGGGGTCTACAAATCGCTCTGCACGGCCAACGCACTCTACAAGCCGCCGCTCTCACTGATGCCGCCGCATGGCGCGCCGCTCGCGATGCTCTATTATCACGGCAGAAAATTTCCGGAGCTGGAGGGCAAGCTGCTGGTCGGTCTCCACGGCTACCGTCCGACCGGCAGCCGTGTCCTCGTCTACGATGTCGACGATCACGGTTTCCCCAAGCTTTCCCCGGCGCCGGTGCGTTACCGCGTCAGTTGCGCCGCCGATCCGGCGCGCAGCTTTCAGACCGACGCGGGCGAAGTGGCCGCCGCGCCGTTCGATGAGCTGATCGCAGGCTGGCACCGCGTCAACGGTATCCGGCCGCAAGGCGCGCCGGTCGGCATGACGGTTGCGGAGGATGGCGCGATCTGGCTGGTCGAGGACAAGAACCAGACGGTGATCCGCATCGATCGTGCTGCGGGTGATCCGCCGCCACCGCTGCCGTGCGACATGCGCAGCCAGGCGATGATCGACCAGCTCGCAGCTTTCGTCGCCGGGGATGCGCGGAACAGCGCCCGGCTGACCACGCTGCGCAAAGGCCTGGTCGAGAAGCATTGCCTCGGCTGCCATTCCGATTTCGGTTTGAAGGGCGGCCAATCGGAGGCGGAGAAGGACGCGGCGGTGCTCCGCTTCATGCTTTCGCAGGACGGCTGGATCTATCCCGGCGATCCCGGCGCCGGCAGACTGCGCACGCGGCTGCGCGGTCTCGGCGCCGAGAAGCTGATGCCGCCGGGCGGCGAGGGCTTGCCGAAGACCGAGCCCGGCTATGCGCGCCTGCTCGACACCATGGATGTGCTCGTCGCGACGATGGTGCCGGGCACGCGGATGCGGATCAAGCCGGGACCACCACAGCGCAAGTTCTTCGGCAAGGCCAACAAGGAATGCGGCGAAATACCGACTGGGAAGGTCGTTGTCGTGACACAAAGGAACGCTGTAGACAAACCCGGCTTCAGCCGATTCTTCCGGCCGGCCGATCCCTTCCTGAATGGCGAGTGCAGCGACGGCGATGGCTATTACATCCGGCAGGAATTTCTGGTGCCTGTGCAGTAG
- a CDS encoding SMP-30/gluconolactonase/LRE family protein, producing the protein MAITSGRNFWCLCSSVLLVVATASARAETKLFESAQVTPPGEYTLGIEGPAADLDGNLFVVNFGKPGTIGRLPAGGTASEPFTALPEGSVGNAIRFDRSGTMFIADYKKHNIFAIAKGATEPSLWFHSDEMNQPNDITIARDGTIFASDPNWKGREGHIWRIAKAADGTVQGQIMSAPRAMGTTNGIDLSPDGKTLYVGESSSGQIWSYAINGSELTAAKLVKAFQPDTVDGLRTDVAGRLYVARILKGTIALMKPNGAVEREIALRAKEPTNLAFGGSDGKTVFVTQRQGGFIESFRTDQPGREHCLQRGRC; encoded by the coding sequence ATGGCTATTACATCCGGCAGGAATTTCTGGTGCCTGTGCAGTAGCGTTCTTCTCGTCGTGGCGACGGCGTCCGCCCGGGCCGAGACCAAGCTGTTCGAGAGCGCGCAGGTGACGCCTCCCGGCGAATACACGCTCGGCATCGAGGGTCCCGCGGCTGACCTCGATGGCAATTTGTTCGTGGTCAATTTCGGCAAGCCCGGGACCATCGGACGGCTGCCCGCCGGCGGCACCGCGTCGGAGCCATTCACGGCGCTGCCCGAGGGGAGTGTCGGCAACGCCATCCGCTTCGATCGCAGCGGCACCATGTTCATCGCCGACTACAAGAAGCACAACATCTTCGCGATTGCGAAGGGGGCGACGGAGCCGTCCCTGTGGTTTCATTCCGACGAGATGAACCAGCCCAACGACATCACGATCGCGCGCGACGGCACGATCTTTGCGAGCGATCCGAACTGGAAGGGCAGGGAAGGTCATATCTGGCGGATCGCCAAAGCCGCCGACGGCACGGTGCAGGGACAGATCATGTCGGCGCCGCGCGCGATGGGCACCACCAACGGCATCGATCTCAGCCCCGACGGCAAGACGCTCTATGTCGGGGAATCCAGCAGCGGCCAGATCTGGTCCTATGCGATCAACGGCAGCGAGCTGACGGCTGCAAAACTCGTCAAGGCGTTTCAGCCCGACACCGTCGACGGGTTGCGCACCGATGTTGCCGGCCGGCTCTATGTCGCGCGCATTCTCAAAGGCACGATCGCGCTGATGAAGCCGAATGGCGCGGTCGAGCGGGAAATCGCGCTGAGGGCCAAGGAGCCGACCAATCTCGCCTTCGGCGGCAGCGACGGCAAGACCGTCTTCGTCACCCAGCGCCAGGGCGGCTTCATCGAGTCTTTCCGCACCGACCAGCCAGGGCGCGAGCACTGCCTCCAGCGCGGGCGCTGCTGA
- a CDS encoding histone deacetylase family protein gives MKAVHTELHRSHDPQFFLVRGVVKRTTEQPERADRLLKGLKDGKHQLIEPTIFGQGPRARVHSPEYLSFLSEAWDAWTALGDSGPEMIGNIHPVRHAATYPTHIVGRLGWHTADTAAPIGPGTWAAACAATDVAVTAAQMVMDGEDAVYALCRPPGHHAYRDMAGGFCFLNNSAIAAAHLRQKHERVVILDVDVHHGNGTQGIFYARPDVYTVSIHADPVAYYPYVWGYAHERGEGPGLGTNLNIPLAIGTGDDGYIQAMDVARKAIESFAPGALVIALGLDASEHDPLKGLAVTTPGFRRIGQAIARMGLPTVFVQEGGYLSDILGANLTSVLAGFEEAR, from the coding sequence GTGAAAGCCGTCCATACCGAACTGCACCGCAGCCACGATCCGCAATTCTTCCTGGTCCGCGGCGTCGTCAAGCGCACCACCGAGCAGCCGGAGCGTGCCGACCGCCTGCTCAAGGGCTTAAAGGACGGCAAGCATCAGCTGATCGAGCCGACCATATTCGGGCAGGGGCCTCGCGCACGCGTTCATAGTCCGGAGTATCTGTCGTTCCTGAGCGAGGCCTGGGACGCCTGGACCGCGCTCGGAGATTCCGGCCCCGAGATGATCGGCAACATCCATCCGGTGCGCCATGCCGCGACCTATCCGACCCACATCGTCGGCAGGCTCGGTTGGCACACCGCCGACACCGCGGCGCCGATCGGTCCGGGCACATGGGCTGCGGCCTGTGCCGCGACCGACGTTGCGGTCACCGCCGCGCAGATGGTGATGGACGGCGAGGATGCGGTCTACGCGCTCTGCCGTCCGCCCGGTCATCACGCCTATCGCGACATGGCCGGCGGCTTCTGCTTCCTCAACAACAGCGCGATCGCCGCCGCGCATCTGCGGCAGAAGCACGAGCGCGTCGTGATCCTCGACGTCGACGTCCATCACGGCAACGGCACCCAAGGCATCTTCTACGCCCGGCCCGACGTCTATACGGTGTCGATCCACGCCGATCCCGTTGCCTACTATCCCTATGTGTGGGGCTATGCGCACGAGCGCGGCGAGGGACCCGGCCTCGGCACCAATCTCAACATCCCGCTGGCGATCGGTACCGGCGATGACGGCTACATCCAGGCGATGGACGTCGCGCGCAAGGCGATCGAATCCTTTGCCCCCGGCGCGCTCGTCATCGCGCTCGGCCTGGATGCCTCCGAGCACGATCCGCTCAAGGGATTGGCGGTCACGACGCCGGGTTTCCGCCGCATCGGCCAGGCCATCGCCAGGATGGGCCTGCCGACCGTGTTCGTGCAGGAGGGCGGTTATCTCTCCGATATTCTGGGCGCGAACCTGACCTCGGTGCTGGCGGGATTCGAAGAGGCGCGGTGA